From Streptomyces yatensis, one genomic window encodes:
- a CDS encoding SDR family NAD(P)-dependent oxidoreductase: MSGNWTEQHIPDQHGRVAIVTGANTGLGFETARMLAERGAAVVLAVRDVEKGKQAAARITGDVTVQALDLASLDSIRSAAADLRAAHPRIDLLINNAGVMYTPRQTTADGFELQFGTNHLGHFALTGLLLDRLLPVPGSRVVTVSSAGHRIRAAIHFDDLQWERSYSRVAAYGQAKLANLMFTYELQRRLAPHGTTVAVAAHPGLSNTELARNTPAALRLPLTWLSPLLTQKAEMGALPTLRAATDPAVTGGQYYGPGNRGELRGYPKLVTSSPDSHDQAVQQRLWTVSEELTGVTFSAVTPQRRDS, translated from the coding sequence ATGAGCGGCAACTGGACAGAGCAGCACATTCCCGATCAGCACGGCCGGGTGGCGATCGTGACCGGCGCCAACACCGGGCTGGGCTTCGAGACCGCCCGGATGCTCGCGGAGCGCGGGGCGGCGGTGGTCCTGGCGGTCCGCGACGTGGAGAAGGGCAAGCAGGCAGCCGCCCGCATCACCGGCGACGTCACCGTCCAGGCCCTCGACCTGGCCTCCCTGGACTCGATCCGGTCCGCGGCGGCCGACCTGCGCGCGGCCCACCCGCGCATCGACCTCCTGATCAACAACGCGGGCGTGATGTACACCCCGCGGCAGACCACCGCCGACGGCTTCGAGCTGCAGTTCGGCACCAACCACCTCGGCCACTTCGCCCTGACCGGCCTGCTGCTGGACCGGCTCCTGCCCGTCCCCGGCTCCCGCGTCGTGACGGTCAGCAGCGCCGGTCACCGCATCCGGGCCGCCATCCACTTCGACGACCTCCAGTGGGAGCGCTCGTACAGCCGCGTCGCCGCCTACGGCCAGGCCAAGCTCGCCAACCTGATGTTCACGTACGAACTGCAGCGCCGGCTCGCACCGCACGGCACCACGGTCGCGGTGGCCGCCCATCCCGGCCTGTCCAACACCGAGCTCGCCCGCAACACGCCCGCCGCGCTTCGCCTGCCCCTCACCTGGCTCTCGCCCCTGCTCACCCAGAAGGCCGAGATGGGCGCCCTGCCCACCCTGCGCGCCGCCACCGATCCGGCCGTCACCGGCGGCCAGTACTACGGCCCCGGCAACCGGGGAGAGCTCCGCGGCTACCCGAAGCTGGTCACCTCCAGCCCCGACTCCCACGACCAGGCCGTCCAGCAGCGCCTGTGGACCGTCTCCGAGGAGCTCACCGGGGTGACGTTCTCAGCGGTGACTCCACAGCGGAGGGATTCCTGA
- a CDS encoding TetR/AcrR family transcriptional regulator encodes MTFQRARSEEQREIRRRAILDTAAAMLDEMPVAEVSLNELSRRVGLAKSNVLRYFESREAVLLELLDVFLESWLAELADELAAGIEANAAPEVRAGQLAEVFSRSLAGRTVLCDLFGAQGGVLEHNVSVEVVKGHKRSSLARLEAMSELVRRHLPELGEDAELFCLMSLVSAGALSAYIPPPPSVLAAYADEPALGVLHMELRDALRISFTSALLGVLPRA; translated from the coding sequence GTGACATTTCAGCGAGCGCGAAGCGAGGAGCAGCGGGAGATCCGCCGCCGGGCGATCCTGGACACGGCGGCGGCGATGCTCGACGAGATGCCCGTGGCCGAGGTGAGCCTCAACGAGCTCAGCCGGCGGGTGGGCCTGGCCAAGTCGAACGTCCTGCGGTATTTCGAGTCACGCGAGGCGGTGCTGCTCGAACTGCTGGACGTCTTTCTGGAGAGCTGGCTCGCCGAGCTGGCGGATGAGCTGGCCGCGGGCATCGAGGCGAATGCGGCGCCGGAAGTGCGGGCGGGTCAGCTGGCCGAGGTCTTCAGTCGGTCGCTGGCGGGCCGGACGGTGCTGTGCGACCTCTTCGGCGCGCAGGGCGGCGTCCTTGAGCACAATGTCTCGGTCGAGGTGGTCAAGGGCCACAAGCGTTCCTCCCTCGCGCGGCTCGAGGCCATGAGTGAGCTCGTGCGCCGCCACCTGCCCGAGCTCGGTGAGGACGCGGAGCTGTTCTGCCTGATGAGCCTGGTCTCGGCGGGCGCCCTGTCGGCGTACATCCCGCCGCCGCCCAGTGTCCTTGCCGCCTACGCGGACGAGCCTGCCCTCGGCGTGCTCCACATGGAGCTGCGTGACGCCCTGCGGATCTCCTTCACCTCGGCGCTCCTGGGCGTACTGCCGCGCGCCTGA
- a CDS encoding 3-hydroxyacyl-CoA dehydrogenase family protein, translating into MAGSASDTIAVVGAGVMGRNITALALGRGADVVLVDVSDEVLESARAEIAQLLRHGQFMGAFPASQDTGTLTTTLSSGDVADADVVIEAITEDAALKARVMAELSGTVPAGVPLITNTSGIPIAELAKSVRRPAELAGVHFMNPSYLIEMVEVVRGPQTGEDAMAAILALLERLGRKTVVVRDAPGFVTSRLLHPMINEAARIVAEGTASVEDVDQLMHGCLGHPTGPLRTADLIGLDNLADALRLLAERTGNSTFAPCELLMEKVRAGDLGRKTGRGFYNYGEVLS; encoded by the coding sequence ATGGCGGGTTCCGCATCGGACACGATCGCTGTCGTCGGCGCCGGGGTAATGGGACGCAACATCACCGCGCTCGCGCTGGGCCGTGGGGCCGATGTCGTGCTGGTCGACGTCTCGGATGAGGTGCTGGAGAGCGCCCGAGCGGAAATCGCCCAACTGCTGCGGCACGGGCAGTTCATGGGTGCCTTCCCCGCCTCGCAGGACACCGGGACCCTGACCACCACGCTCTCCAGCGGCGATGTCGCGGACGCCGATGTGGTGATCGAGGCGATCACCGAGGACGCCGCGCTCAAGGCGCGGGTCATGGCGGAGCTCTCCGGCACGGTCCCCGCCGGGGTCCCGCTGATCACCAACACGTCGGGAATTCCCATCGCCGAACTGGCGAAGTCGGTGCGGCGGCCCGCCGAACTGGCCGGCGTGCACTTCATGAACCCGTCCTATCTCATCGAGATGGTGGAAGTGGTGCGCGGCCCGCAGACCGGCGAGGACGCCATGGCCGCGATCCTGGCCCTGCTGGAGCGGCTGGGGCGGAAGACGGTCGTCGTACGGGACGCCCCGGGCTTCGTCACCAGCAGGCTGCTGCACCCCATGATCAATGAAGCGGCGCGCATCGTGGCCGAGGGCACCGCGAGTGTCGAGGACGTGGACCAGCTCATGCACGGCTGCCTCGGCCATCCGACCGGCCCGCTGCGCACCGCCGATCTGATCGGACTCGACAACCTGGCGGACGCTCTTCGGCTACTTGCCGAGCGGACCGGAAATTCCACCTTCGCACCCTGTGAACTTCTGATGGAGAAGGTGCGCGCCGGTGATCTGGGGCGTAAGACAGGGCGCGGGTTCTACAACTATGGAGAGGTGCTTTCGTGA
- a CDS encoding acyl carrier protein encodes MDQAVTAEATEQAITAFVSERVKAEVPADQDLFGSGLVSSMFAMELVVHLEQAFSVQILGDDLKRDNFRTIAAMTALVVRLRGGEKPADD; translated from the coding sequence ATGGACCAGGCAGTCACCGCCGAGGCGACCGAGCAGGCGATCACCGCGTTCGTCTCGGAGCGGGTGAAGGCGGAGGTCCCCGCCGACCAGGACCTCTTCGGGTCCGGGCTGGTGTCGTCGATGTTCGCGATGGAGCTGGTCGTCCATCTGGAACAGGCCTTCTCCGTGCAGATCCTGGGGGACGACCTCAAGCGGGACAACTTCCGGACCATCGCGGCCATGACCGCTCTGGTGGTGCGGTTGCGCGGCGGCGAGAAGCCCGCCGATGACTGA
- a CDS encoding acyl-CoA dehydrogenase family protein — MTEPLAGARDLVDNLVGDRAAEWDRTGLIPDDVLRTLSARGLLCAGVPEASGGLGASSAANGEFTAFVGSRCSSLRSVMTSQGMAAWTIQRLGNAQQHAEYLPKLAGGQLAAVAFSEPEAGSDLSAMTTTIEPDDDTVVVRGQKVWTTAAHYADMIVVVGRHGSGAAAVVVPAAAPGVTVTRVAQPSGCRAAGHANVTLDEVRLPATAVLGGGQPLMLLVTTALAYGRISVAWGCVGILRACLDAARGHARTRTQFGKRLADHQLVARHLANLLTSEQIATRVCEHASRCWDEGSPEMVVATVLAKQVSAVQAAQGAATAVQVLGSAAAHEGHVVERAYRDAKLMELIEGSTEICQLILADHAVSMPAI; from the coding sequence ATGACTGAGCCGCTCGCCGGCGCCCGGGACCTCGTCGACAACCTTGTCGGCGACCGGGCGGCGGAGTGGGACCGCACCGGTCTGATCCCCGACGACGTCCTGCGCACGCTGTCCGCCCGCGGTCTGCTGTGCGCCGGGGTGCCGGAGGCGTCCGGCGGACTCGGCGCGAGCAGCGCGGCGAACGGCGAGTTCACCGCGTTCGTGGGCAGCCGGTGCAGCTCCCTGCGGAGCGTGATGACCTCGCAGGGCATGGCCGCGTGGACCATCCAGCGCCTGGGCAACGCCCAGCAGCACGCCGAGTACCTGCCGAAGCTGGCCGGGGGTCAGCTCGCCGCCGTCGCGTTCAGCGAGCCGGAGGCGGGCAGCGATCTGTCGGCGATGACCACGACCATCGAGCCGGACGACGACACCGTCGTCGTCCGCGGCCAGAAGGTCTGGACGACCGCCGCCCACTACGCCGACATGATCGTGGTCGTCGGCCGCCACGGCTCCGGGGCGGCCGCCGTCGTGGTGCCCGCCGCGGCCCCGGGCGTCACCGTGACCAGGGTGGCGCAGCCGTCCGGCTGCCGGGCCGCGGGCCATGCGAACGTGACGCTGGACGAGGTGCGGCTGCCCGCCACCGCCGTGCTCGGCGGCGGACAGCCCCTGATGCTCCTGGTGACCACCGCGCTGGCGTACGGGCGGATCTCGGTGGCCTGGGGCTGTGTCGGCATCCTCCGGGCCTGTCTCGACGCCGCCCGGGGCCATGCCCGCACCCGGACACAGTTCGGAAAGCGGCTCGCGGACCACCAGCTCGTCGCCCGCCACCTGGCGAATCTGCTGACCTCCGAGCAGATCGCCACCCGGGTGTGCGAACACGCCAGCCGGTGCTGGGACGAGGGCTCTCCCGAGATGGTCGTCGCCACCGTCCTCGCCAAGCAGGTGAGCGCCGTCCAGGCCGCGCAGGGCGCCGCCACGGCGGTGCAGGTGCTGGGCTCGGCGGCGGCACACGAGGGCCATGTGGTCGAGCGGGCCTACCGCGACGCGAAGCTCATGGAACTCATCGAGGGCAGTACGGAGATCTGTCAGCTGATCCTCGCCGACCACGCCGTGTCCATGCCCGCGATATGA
- a CDS encoding HAD-IIIC family phosphatase, whose protein sequence is MAEQTAIVKCLVWDLDNTLWQGTLLEDGAVTLPAPVRELIAELDSRGILQSVASKNDHDLAWKQLEALGVAEYFVLPRIGWGPKSDAVREIAAELNFALGTIAFIDDQPTERAEVQFHLPEVRCYDAEQLAELAVLPEFSPATVTVDARRRRQMYQAGFERKAAEAEFQGPSEDFLRSLELVMRIGRATEEELSRVEELTLRTSQMNATGVHYSIGDLRALLADPRHEVLVTTLTDRFGPHGAVGLQLLEKHEGVWHLKLLATSCRVVSFGAGSAILRWLGDQAARAGVHLAADFRQTERNRMMEIAYRFAGFTDEPCDCRAGLPAPAQEEIQRLHLSPEPADPPSTMELHAVSLQGV, encoded by the coding sequence GTGGCTGAACAGACCGCGATCGTCAAGTGTCTGGTGTGGGACCTCGACAACACCCTGTGGCAGGGCACATTGCTGGAGGACGGGGCGGTGACGCTCCCCGCCCCGGTCAGAGAACTCATCGCCGAGCTGGACAGCCGAGGCATCCTGCAGTCGGTGGCCAGCAAGAACGACCACGACCTGGCCTGGAAGCAGTTGGAGGCGCTGGGCGTCGCCGAGTATTTCGTGCTGCCGCGCATCGGCTGGGGACCGAAGTCCGATGCGGTGCGGGAGATCGCCGCCGAACTCAACTTCGCCCTCGGCACGATCGCCTTCATCGACGACCAGCCGACCGAGCGGGCGGAGGTCCAGTTCCACCTGCCCGAGGTCCGCTGCTATGACGCCGAGCAGCTGGCCGAGCTCGCCGTCCTGCCGGAGTTCAGCCCGGCGACGGTGACCGTGGACGCGCGCCGCCGTCGCCAGATGTACCAGGCCGGATTCGAGCGCAAGGCGGCCGAGGCGGAGTTCCAGGGGCCGAGCGAGGACTTCCTGCGCTCGCTGGAACTGGTGATGCGCATCGGCCGCGCCACCGAGGAGGAGCTCTCCCGGGTGGAGGAGCTGACCCTGCGCACCAGCCAGATGAACGCCACCGGAGTGCACTACTCCATCGGCGATCTGCGGGCGCTGCTGGCCGATCCCCGCCATGAGGTGCTGGTGACCACGCTCACCGACCGGTTCGGGCCGCATGGCGCGGTCGGTCTCCAACTGCTGGAGAAGCACGAGGGTGTCTGGCACCTGAAGCTGCTGGCCACCTCGTGCCGGGTGGTGTCGTTCGGCGCCGGATCGGCGATCCTGCGCTGGCTCGGCGACCAGGCCGCCCGGGCGGGGGTCCATCTGGCCGCCGACTTCCGGCAGACCGAGCGCAACCGGATGATGGAGATCGCCTACCGCTTCGCCGGTTTCACCGACGAGCCGTGCGACTGCCGGGCCGGGCTGCCCGCGCCCGCACAGGAGGAGATCCAGCGGCTGCATCTGTCCCCGGAGCCGGCCGACCCGCCGTCCACGATGGAGCTGCACGCCGTCAGCCTCCAGGGCGTCTGA
- a CDS encoding O-methyltransferase has protein sequence MANQVGLPAALSEYIRDVSLREDAVLRELRETTAQLPAGTAMQVMAEEGQLLTLLAGLTPANRILEIGTFTGYSTLCLARALAPGGQLVTCDITDRWASIGADYWARAGVEGRIDLRVGDAADTLKAILAEEGPGTFDFVFIDADKQGYPHYYEMALTLLGERGLIVVDNTLFFGKVVDPEAQDVDTAGIRAFNKLVHDDPRVEMSLVPMADGITLIRKKSPAGE, from the coding sequence ATGGCGAACCAGGTAGGTCTCCCGGCCGCGCTCTCGGAGTACATCCGGGATGTCTCCCTGCGGGAGGACGCGGTCCTGCGGGAGCTGCGCGAGACAACGGCGCAGCTGCCCGCGGGCACCGCGATGCAGGTCATGGCCGAGGAGGGGCAGCTGCTGACGCTGCTGGCCGGACTCACCCCGGCGAACAGGATCCTGGAGATCGGCACCTTCACCGGGTACAGCACCCTGTGCCTGGCCCGTGCGCTCGCGCCCGGCGGACAGCTCGTCACCTGTGACATCACCGACCGCTGGGCGAGCATCGGCGCCGACTACTGGGCCAGGGCGGGCGTCGAGGGCCGGATCGACCTGCGGGTCGGCGACGCGGCCGACACCCTCAAGGCGATCCTCGCCGAGGAGGGCCCCGGCACCTTCGACTTCGTGTTCATCGACGCCGACAAGCAGGGCTATCCGCACTACTACGAGATGGCGCTGACGCTCCTCGGCGAGCGCGGCCTGATCGTGGTCGACAACACCCTGTTCTTCGGCAAGGTCGTGGACCCCGAGGCGCAGGACGTCGACACCGCCGGGATCCGCGCGTTCAACAAGCTGGTCCACGACGATCCGCGGGTCGAGATGTCGCTGGTCCCGATGGCGGACGGCATCACGCTGATCCGCAAGAAGTCGCCCGCGGGTGAGTGA
- a CDS encoding carboxymuconolactone decarboxylase family protein yields MRPRIDPQDADDFAVTPAGQVYLQEVSRSLNGILADRPPPNVHRTIANHPTLLPAMQPLMSHVAGDILPPRERELVILRTAWRSQATYVWAHHHAAGLFVGLTETEIARAASEDATGWTPFEAALLTAVDELHTKSAISDSTWKQLAEQYSEEQILELLALAGTYKTLAFILNSCLVPVDSWMERPALLPVDPGQLTSGRHARPRESPPGTGAETWNRRIVLQNDSGLSQLTPSAAHPEPPLHEILVRYPDLMSTAAQARESGSPLLLIRRNSSDIMPDTDGYSFSATHLFADSTGVPILAEVVEPHDTWNAHSALSKILDYAGSGARHWPLHILQRSLDYTAQLQDTDAEGLLAEMGYPVDQGSFLRTIEGNLALGRLRMVIVASQFPPEFNRVISFLGQQLRPAEVYGVELRRFSDGAQAAYIPRVVT; encoded by the coding sequence ATGCGGCCCAGGATCGATCCGCAGGACGCGGACGACTTCGCCGTCACACCGGCCGGCCAGGTCTACCTCCAGGAGGTCAGCCGGTCCTTGAACGGGATCCTCGCGGACCGGCCGCCGCCGAACGTCCACCGGACCATCGCCAACCACCCCACGCTGCTGCCCGCGATGCAGCCGCTGATGTCTCATGTGGCGGGCGACATCCTCCCGCCGCGCGAGCGCGAGTTGGTCATCCTGCGGACGGCCTGGCGTTCACAGGCCACGTACGTCTGGGCTCATCACCACGCGGCGGGGCTCTTCGTCGGGCTGACCGAGACGGAGATCGCCCGGGCCGCCTCGGAGGACGCCACCGGCTGGACGCCGTTCGAGGCCGCGCTCCTCACGGCGGTCGACGAGCTGCACACCAAGTCGGCGATCTCGGACAGCACGTGGAAGCAGCTCGCCGAGCAGTACAGCGAGGAGCAGATCCTCGAACTGCTGGCGCTGGCCGGAACGTACAAGACCCTGGCGTTCATCCTGAATTCCTGCCTGGTCCCGGTCGACAGCTGGATGGAGCGTCCGGCGCTGCTGCCGGTGGACCCGGGCCAGCTCACCTCCGGCAGACATGCCCGCCCGCGCGAGTCGCCGCCGGGTACGGGCGCCGAGACATGGAACCGACGCATCGTGCTGCAGAACGACAGTGGGCTCTCGCAGCTCACGCCCTCGGCGGCCCACCCCGAGCCGCCACTCCATGAGATTCTCGTCCGTTATCCGGACCTGATGTCCACGGCCGCGCAGGCCCGCGAGTCCGGCTCGCCGCTCCTGCTGATCCGCCGGAACTCCTCGGACATCATGCCGGACACGGACGGCTACTCCTTCAGCGCCACCCATCTGTTCGCCGATTCCACGGGTGTCCCGATTCTCGCCGAAGTGGTGGAACCGCACGACACCTGGAACGCGCACAGCGCCCTGTCGAAAATTCTCGACTACGCGGGCAGCGGGGCCCGGCACTGGCCGCTGCACATACTCCAGCGCTCGCTCGATTACACCGCGCAATTGCAGGACACCGACGCGGAGGGTTTGCTGGCGGAGATGGGCTATCCGGTCGACCAGGGTTCGTTCCTGCGCACGATCGAGGGAAATCTGGCGCTGGGCAGGCTCCGTATGGTCATTGTGGCCAGTCAATTCCCGCCCGAATTCAACCGGGTCATCTCGTTCCTGGGCCAGCAGCTCCGCCCCGCCGAGGTGTACGGCGTCGAACTGCGCCGCTTCTCCGACGGGGCCCAGGCTGCCTACATACCGCGCGTGGTCACCTGA